Proteins co-encoded in one Streptomyces sp. JH34 genomic window:
- a CDS encoding type II toxin-antitoxin system PemK/MazF family toxin — protein sequence MKRGDIYLVEYEPVRGSEADKARPSVIVSNDGANAVVDRTGRGVVTVVPLTSNTARVYPFQVLLQAGESGLPKDSKVQCEQVRAMAHERFLKRVGTVPRQRMGEIEAALRRHLAL from the coding sequence ATGAAGCGCGGTGACATCTACCTGGTCGAGTACGAACCAGTCCGAGGCAGTGAGGCCGACAAGGCGAGGCCCTCGGTGATCGTCTCGAACGACGGCGCCAACGCGGTAGTGGACCGGACCGGGCGCGGTGTGGTCACGGTTGTGCCGCTGACCTCCAACACCGCTCGGGTCTACCCTTTCCAGGTGCTGCTGCAGGCGGGCGAGTCAGGCCTGCCCAAGGACAGCAAAGTGCAGTGTGAGCAGGTACGCGCGATGGCGCACGAGCGGTTCCTGAAGCGCGTCGGGACCGTGCCGCGTCAGCGGATGGGGGAGATCGAGGCCGCCCTGCGCAGGCACCTCGCCCTCTGA
- a CDS encoding DUF1203 domain-containing protein: protein MTAYEARPIEPSALKGLRTTDDAGRPCVPYTATEGGDPLRCCLRGAEAGERVALVSYAPLRRWAAETWARPGAYDEQGPVFIHAEECEGPAADRTGYPFSRTGAMRTVRRYDADGEIIGGRLLEIPAAQEKGFDAAFAEAFADPEVALVHVRAVEYGCFHFEVRPNRAGR, encoded by the coding sequence ATGACCGCATACGAGGCACGGCCCATCGAACCCAGCGCCCTGAAAGGCCTCCGGACGACCGACGACGCCGGACGCCCCTGCGTCCCGTACACGGCCACGGAGGGCGGCGATCCCCTGCGCTGCTGCCTGCGCGGTGCCGAGGCGGGGGAGCGGGTCGCACTCGTCTCCTACGCGCCGCTGAGGCGCTGGGCCGCGGAGACCTGGGCCCGCCCGGGGGCGTACGACGAACAGGGCCCGGTCTTCATCCACGCCGAGGAGTGCGAGGGCCCGGCGGCGGACCGGACCGGCTACCCGTTCTCCCGTACGGGCGCCATGCGCACGGTCCGGCGCTACGACGCGGACGGCGAGATCATCGGCGGCCGGCTGCTGGAGATCCCGGCCGCCCAGGAGAAGGGGTTCGACGCGGCCTTCGCGGAGGCCTTCGCCGACCCGGAGGTGGCGCTGGTGCACGTGCGGGCCGTGGAGTACGGGTGCTTCCACTTCGAGGTGCGACCGAACAGGGCGGGGAGGTAG
- a CDS encoding ribbon-helix-helix domain-containing protein, which translates to MKISVSLPQEDVAFVDEYAAKTEADSRSAVIHAAIEALRASNLEADYEAAFAEWDASEDAAFWDRFSGDGLTDEAR; encoded by the coding sequence ATGAAGATCAGTGTGAGCCTGCCGCAGGAGGATGTCGCCTTCGTCGACGAGTACGCCGCGAAGACCGAGGCGGATTCCCGGTCGGCGGTCATACACGCCGCCATCGAGGCTCTGCGCGCCTCCAACCTGGAGGCCGACTACGAGGCAGCTTTCGCGGAGTGGGACGCGAGTGAGGACGCCGCGTTCTGGGACCGGTTCTCCGGGGACGGGCTGACCGATGAAGCGCGGTGA